A section of the Dehalobacter sp. DCM genome encodes:
- the panB gene encoding 3-methyl-2-oxobutanoate hydroxymethyltransferase: protein MSKKLSHDFKKMAALGEKITMLTAYDYPTAHILEKAGIDVILVGDSLGMVVLGYESTVPVTMEDMIHHTKAVRRGAPNTFIIADMPYLSYATQADALQNAKRLIQEAGADAVKLEGGDEYSSIVRFLTQAGVSVVGHIGLTPQTAAQLGGYKVQGQDIGSATKILRDAGILTEAGIMMLTLEAVPAELAKRITETISVPTIGIGAGVVCSGQVLVVHDLLGVYDRFVPSFVKQYENLEPRILEAVMRYCSEVKTSTFPAQEHSFKLHDDVKQKLF, encoded by the coding sequence ATGTCAAAGAAATTGAGCCACGATTTTAAAAAGATGGCAGCCTTGGGTGAAAAAATAACCATGCTGACCGCTTATGACTATCCAACGGCGCATATATTGGAAAAGGCCGGTATCGACGTCATCTTAGTTGGTGATTCATTGGGGATGGTCGTACTCGGCTATGAATCAACAGTCCCTGTAACCATGGAGGATATGATCCATCATACGAAAGCCGTGCGCAGGGGTGCTCCGAATACGTTTATTATCGCTGATATGCCATACTTAAGCTACGCAACCCAAGCAGATGCACTTCAAAATGCTAAACGACTGATCCAAGAAGCGGGTGCCGATGCCGTCAAGCTAGAGGGCGGTGATGAGTATAGTTCAATCGTTCGTTTTCTTACCCAAGCAGGTGTATCCGTTGTCGGACATATCGGTTTAACACCGCAAACAGCAGCCCAATTGGGAGGGTATAAGGTGCAAGGTCAAGATATAGGCAGTGCCACTAAAATTTTGAGAGACGCCGGGATTTTAACTGAAGCGGGTATCATGATGCTGACACTTGAAGCGGTTCCGGCCGAGCTGGCGAAAAGAATAACCGAGACGATTTCGGTTCCTACGATCGGTATTGGGGCTGGGGTAGTTTGCAGCGGACAAGTCCTCGTAGTCCATGATTTGCTTGGCGTATATGATCGATTTGTACCATCCTTTGTCAAACAATATGAAAACCTGGAACCGCGAATTTTAGAAGCTGTCATGCGGTATTGCAGCGAAGTAAAAACATCGACGTTTCCTGCTCAAGAACATTCATTTAAACTCCATGATGATGTTAAACAAAAATTGTTCTAA
- a CDS encoding tetratricopeptide repeat protein, whose protein sequence is METQFMTEEQAKLCPRNEIDFATKIHINWLIYKGEENKAVEILNESLHGGLAPSKLYLKTVTKLIEKQLFKESQEYLEKVVVYADDPMQLAQIYYLLARCCYGQGFIDDALNYLKNATGIEPCSEFANLQADCLLELGEWEAAITCLNTSLRASPGNAETIYRLGSIFLFHGQYREALNCFNGCCKVVPTKPEFLEMKAEMLLKMNKISAASECFRKALYYGGDLHLYARLAYCKAQEGDYKKARSLLQKALKHDPDDVDALCNLAGVYHNLHQDDLAYRLLRKARSLNSNDALLLNNLGFICYQLGRSRKALEYYNEALLIDPADKNILYNMSICMAEKGMWDDARMTLERLLSLDKAYTDAWILLGNVYEQQANISMAVDCYNKSLGLAMKKIG, encoded by the coding sequence ATGGAAACCCAATTCATGACTGAAGAGCAAGCTAAGTTGTGTCCCCGAAATGAAATTGATTTTGCAACAAAAATACACATCAACTGGTTGATTTACAAGGGTGAGGAAAATAAAGCCGTTGAGATTCTTAACGAATCGCTTCATGGTGGATTAGCGCCTTCTAAGTTATACTTGAAGACGGTTACCAAATTAATCGAAAAACAATTATTTAAGGAATCGCAGGAATACTTGGAAAAAGTGGTCGTTTATGCGGATGATCCAATGCAACTGGCTCAGATTTATTATCTATTGGCTCGCTGCTGTTACGGTCAGGGTTTTATCGATGATGCTCTGAATTATTTAAAAAACGCAACCGGTATCGAACCATGCAGTGAATTTGCCAACTTACAGGCGGATTGTCTCTTAGAGCTTGGAGAATGGGAAGCTGCGATCACGTGTTTAAATACGTCCTTACGCGCGTCACCAGGGAATGCAGAAACGATATACCGCTTAGGGTCCATCTTTCTGTTTCATGGTCAATATCGCGAAGCACTTAATTGCTTTAACGGCTGTTGTAAGGTCGTCCCGACGAAACCGGAATTTTTGGAAATGAAGGCAGAAATGCTCCTGAAAATGAATAAGATCAGCGCAGCAAGTGAATGCTTCCGCAAAGCTTTATACTATGGCGGTGACCTTCATCTCTATGCCAGACTGGCTTACTGTAAAGCGCAGGAAGGTGATTATAAAAAAGCACGATCATTACTGCAAAAGGCTTTAAAGCATGATCCAGACGATGTGGATGCCCTTTGTAATTTAGCGGGTGTTTATCATAACTTGCACCAGGACGATTTAGCGTATCGCTTATTACGAAAAGCACGCTCACTTAACAGCAATGATGCCCTGCTGTTAAATAATCTCGGTTTCATTTGTTATCAATTGGGCCGATCCCGCAAAGCCCTTGAATATTATAATGAAGCCCTGCTAATTGATCCTGCAGACAAAAACATTTTGTATAATATGAGTATCTGTATGGCGGAAAAAGGAATGTGGGACGATGCGCGAATGACACTGGAACGTTTGCTTTCCTTAGACAAAGCTTATACCGATGCTTGGATCCTGCTCGGAAATGTTTATGAGCAACAGGCAAACATTAGTATGGCGGTGGATTGCTACAATAAATCACTGGGGCTTGCGATGAAAAAAATCGGTTAA
- a CDS encoding sulfatase-like hydrolase/transferase, translating to MKNKRFTAFIPLFILVLYELIYRGSFLAILEWLYYQPVEFILNYALIFGLINLFYIFPRRIYLTIGMLIFGFFSFVGLVCREKLLLRGEPLLPWDLSLGKEAFNVTQGGSSEYPVWFLVLLGAIVLFSILFIIKVIPRENYSAPPKVMVALLSFLLLFGLTYQIPLSVFDLKLIQYSQKSNYDRNGVLLGFMLNYKFYKSSAPEEYDQARINQIVNQVNKAYMADADFNPNVIFIQSEAFWDPTLLKTVTFSQDPIPYFHALEKNYTSGTMLVPVFGGGTVNTEFEILTGYSCSFLTPGAVSYVCYVDRQLDALPEIYKKQGYTSTAIHTYDNWFYRRNLVFNNLGFDKFISKEFFISPEKKGSYIRDTELTQRILDQVKQSDKPDFIYAISMEAHGPYSSQANPENTLTVQSNLTAESKNVLENYTNTLVDVDQSLKMLIDGLEAINEPTIVVFYGDHLPALGNNSEVYIESGYFQNNGDHAEYIKKYSVPFVIWDNFTDPADRKNLTNDNEKLRLSSNFLGSYVLEMSKKDGNTLTNFLYALYKEGHSVLANTYQRKYEELTTKEIAEYELLQYDTLCGEAYTYALNPSDKPTENTSYILGEGKPEIDKVRNIADNTIEIRGIHFLPDLKVYINGKPYKTTFVDSTLLSVSLAESVVGSGDMEIKLEASDSLDNIIMESNTYTFKRAAAVSNASE from the coding sequence GTGAAAAACAAACGTTTTACAGCATTCATACCGCTCTTTATCCTGGTGCTTTATGAATTGATCTACCGCGGAAGCTTTTTAGCCATTTTAGAGTGGCTATATTATCAACCGGTCGAGTTTATCTTGAACTATGCGCTTATATTTGGGCTGATCAATCTCTTTTACATATTTCCCAGACGGATATACCTCACGATAGGAATGCTGATATTTGGATTTTTTTCTTTTGTTGGTTTAGTATGCCGCGAGAAGCTTTTACTACGCGGTGAGCCATTGCTGCCTTGGGATTTATCTCTTGGTAAGGAAGCGTTCAATGTCACCCAAGGAGGAAGCAGCGAATATCCGGTTTGGTTCCTCGTTCTGCTTGGCGCCATTGTCCTCTTTTCTATCCTATTTATTATTAAGGTTATCCCACGTGAAAACTACAGTGCCCCCCCAAAAGTCATGGTAGCCTTGCTGTCGTTTTTGCTGCTTTTTGGACTGACATACCAAATACCGCTGTCAGTATTTGATTTAAAGCTTATTCAATACAGCCAAAAATCCAATTATGACCGAAACGGTGTTCTTCTTGGCTTTATGCTCAATTATAAGTTCTATAAATCAAGTGCACCGGAAGAATATGACCAGGCGCGCATAAATCAGATTGTAAACCAAGTGAATAAGGCGTATATGGCCGATGCTGATTTTAACCCCAATGTCATTTTTATTCAGAGTGAGGCTTTTTGGGATCCAACTCTGCTGAAAACAGTGACATTCAGCCAGGACCCAATCCCATATTTCCATGCGTTAGAGAAAAATTACACCAGTGGCACCATGCTTGTCCCGGTTTTTGGCGGAGGCACCGTTAATACAGAATTCGAAATTTTGACGGGGTATTCCTGTTCGTTTTTAACACCTGGTGCAGTATCCTATGTCTGTTATGTCGACAGACAGCTTGATGCCTTGCCTGAGATTTATAAGAAACAGGGATATACATCAACGGCGATCCACACCTATGATAACTGGTTTTATCGCCGTAACCTCGTTTTTAATAACTTGGGTTTTGATAAATTTATCAGCAAAGAATTCTTTATTTCTCCTGAGAAAAAGGGAAGCTATATCCGCGATACGGAGCTGACCCAAAGAATATTGGATCAAGTGAAGCAAAGTGATAAACCGGATTTTATCTATGCTATCTCGATGGAGGCGCATGGCCCGTATTCATCCCAGGCAAACCCGGAAAATACCCTAACGGTTCAGAGTAACTTGACAGCTGAAAGCAAAAACGTCCTTGAAAATTATACGAACACCTTAGTCGATGTTGATCAATCCTTAAAAATGCTTATTGATGGTCTGGAGGCTATCAATGAGCCGACAATTGTTGTTTTCTACGGGGATCATTTGCCGGCTCTCGGAAACAATTCGGAGGTATATATAGAGTCCGGATATTTTCAGAATAACGGTGATCATGCGGAATATATTAAAAAATATTCGGTTCCTTTTGTGATATGGGATAATTTTACGGATCCGGCAGACCGAAAAAATTTGACAAATGATAATGAGAAATTGCGGTTGTCGTCAAACTTTCTAGGATCTTATGTCCTGGAAATGAGCAAAAAAGACGGAAATACGCTTACCAATTTCCTTTATGCGCTCTACAAAGAGGGTCATTCTGTTTTAGCGAATACGTATCAACGCAAATATGAAGAGCTCACAACCAAAGAGATTGCTGAATATGAACTCCTGCAATACGATACACTCTGCGGCGAGGCCTACACTTACGCGCTTAACCCGTCAGATAAACCGACGGAAAATACGTCATATATCCTCGGTGAAGGCAAACCGGAAATAGATAAGGTACGGAATATTGCCGATAACACGATCGAAATTCGAGGCATTCATTTTTTGCCGGATTTAAAAGTATATATCAATGGCAAGCCATATAAGACGACCTTTGTCGATTCAACGCTGCTATCGGTGTCTTTGGCTGAATCAGTTGTAGGGTCCGGTGATATGGAGATTAAGTTGGAGGCATCGGACAGTCTTGACAATATCATCATGGAGTCCAACACCTATACCTTCAAGCGGGCGGCAGCGGTATCGAATGCATCTGAATAG
- a CDS encoding phospholipase D-like domain-containing protein, with product MAKIKIYLLLITVIFCLLSGCTTIFSSSNDEKKPESNLTADAIYTDKNAIHELTIDLISHAKKSIYIQLTSLDDQEIITLLIARTHDGIETRILLDQWQRENKATIKKLKNENISVQYYPAEKGQYQRIRYLVIDDQTAVFYGKDWSTKGYKYKSMAVKLTGDAVTTIAKSFRKDWTYTTTLSLDSENMPVLDEDNITFATTVNIKSQILNQIDTAAASIKIETEQLSEGTTLDALIEAKKRGCKVQVIVSPSCVITSPNAIDKMKEAQIELRYYRDPGKKSIGYNYGIFDDKTFVMTNSAWSYPTFVIYHEGSLTIPSPTATQKMNAIFQQEWKNSTKS from the coding sequence TTGGCTAAAATAAAGATCTATTTGCTACTAATCACCGTGATATTTTGTTTACTGTCAGGATGCACCACTATTTTTTCTTCTTCGAATGATGAAAAGAAGCCTGAGTCCAACCTGACGGCTGATGCGATATATACCGACAAGAATGCGATCCATGAGCTGACAATTGACTTGATCTCACATGCCAAAAAAAGTATCTATATTCAGCTTACATCCTTGGATGATCAAGAAATAATCACTCTTCTCATTGCCAGAACACATGACGGGATCGAAACACGTATCCTGCTTGATCAATGGCAGCGCGAAAACAAAGCAACCATTAAAAAATTAAAAAATGAAAACATATCCGTCCAGTACTACCCTGCCGAGAAAGGCCAGTACCAGCGCATTCGTTATTTGGTTATAGACGATCAGACAGCCGTTTTTTACGGCAAAGATTGGAGCACAAAAGGTTACAAATATAAGAGTATGGCCGTCAAACTAACAGGAGATGCCGTTACGACGATAGCAAAATCCTTCCGTAAGGATTGGACTTACACAACTACACTTTCGTTAGACAGCGAAAACATGCCGGTATTGGACGAAGACAATATTACCTTTGCAACCACGGTTAATATCAAGTCACAGATCTTGAATCAAATCGATACGGCAGCTGCAAGCATAAAAATCGAGACGGAACAGCTAAGCGAAGGGACAACCCTCGATGCCCTGATCGAAGCCAAAAAAAGAGGCTGTAAAGTTCAAGTTATTGTCAGTCCCTCCTGTGTCATCACCTCACCCAATGCCATCGATAAGATGAAAGAAGCGCAAATCGAACTGCGCTATTATCGAGACCCGGGTAAGAAATCCATTGGATATAATTATGGTATCTTTGATGATAAAACCTTTGTGATGACAAATTCGGCGTGGTCTTACCCCACCTTTGTCATTTATCACGAAGGCTCTCTGACGATTCCTTCTCCCACCGCCACTCAAAAAATGAACGCGATTTTCCAACAAGAGTGGAAAAACAGTACAAAATCATAA
- a CDS encoding cell division FtsA domain-containing protein, with the protein MEQVFVIDIGTRAVIGIIARKTEEGYEIVASARTEHTQRSMYDGQVHDVNEVAKAVSFVKLEIENQLNCRLTKVAVAAAGRALCTETAAIIREEVLPKRWDQEEVLSMEMEAVQKAMKKISLGETEDVLFYCVGYSTVMQILEDQVITSLVGQRGRKAELSVIASFLPRTVVDGLIAVLAKSGLEMESLTLEPIAAGLAAIPEDMRRLNLALVDIGAGTSDIAMTKDGTFFAYGMVPMAGDEVTEAICSHYLVDFHEGEKIKKQLNENEEIIIKNFFGNTAVVRRQEILELIEPTVKVIAERIGGEIRLLNNNKAPQAAILVGGGSLTPLIADCLAQVLQLKRSRVGIQVRERLPMIKGQEKELTGSDVITSIGIAISALLDKGLHYYTVTVNNMRIPLFELQMATVAEGLLAAGLQPRTFYGRPGAALIYKLNNDIQVIKGELGTPAQIIVNGEIAKLDQRLHPGDEVTFVSGYSGKDAAAQVKDVIEFPPAKKIIWNGREEEFKALIYLNNKPADPEEWLEDGCILLIRNNETLADLLKLKGIVLTKTNTKKVKVNGQWQELTSAPEMWINQLVAAADSIIHEGDSIDYIEKKKTIRDLKLRAEPMRFSVNGQPFDLPPFELRIFCQGKLINENDLVEDGMELRVEGFSRRPILSELFPYLNLSDNTGTGGKLEMKVNGNEAHFTTELHQGDRIIVNWINKFNTASM; encoded by the coding sequence ATGGAGCAGGTCTTTGTCATTGATATCGGGACCCGGGCGGTTATCGGTATCATTGCCCGTAAAACCGAAGAAGGCTATGAGATCGTTGCCAGTGCCCGGACGGAACACACGCAGCGATCAATGTATGACGGTCAGGTTCATGATGTCAATGAAGTTGCGAAAGCAGTATCTTTTGTCAAGCTGGAGATTGAAAATCAATTAAACTGCCGTTTAACCAAAGTGGCAGTTGCTGCAGCGGGAAGAGCGCTTTGTACGGAAACTGCCGCCATTATTCGAGAGGAAGTACTGCCCAAGCGCTGGGACCAGGAAGAAGTGCTTTCAATGGAAATGGAAGCCGTACAAAAGGCCATGAAAAAGATATCGCTTGGGGAAACAGAAGATGTCTTATTTTACTGTGTAGGATACAGTACCGTCATGCAGATCCTTGAAGATCAGGTGATCACAAGTCTTGTCGGACAACGTGGCCGTAAAGCAGAATTGTCTGTTATCGCGTCCTTCTTACCCAGAACCGTTGTGGATGGGCTAATCGCCGTATTAGCCAAGTCAGGGCTGGAAATGGAAAGCTTGACCCTCGAGCCTATCGCAGCGGGACTGGCAGCCATACCCGAGGATATGCGACGGCTTAATTTAGCGCTTGTGGATATCGGCGCCGGCACCTCTGATATCGCTATGACGAAAGACGGAACCTTCTTTGCCTATGGTATGGTGCCGATGGCTGGCGATGAAGTGACTGAAGCTATCTGTTCCCATTATCTCGTCGATTTTCACGAAGGTGAAAAGATCAAGAAACAGCTCAATGAAAACGAAGAGATCATTATCAAGAACTTCTTTGGTAATACGGCCGTCGTTCGGCGTCAAGAGATTCTCGAACTCATTGAACCAACGGTTAAAGTCATTGCCGAACGGATTGGCGGCGAGATCAGGCTTTTAAATAACAACAAAGCGCCGCAAGCTGCCATTTTGGTTGGCGGCGGAAGTTTGACTCCGCTTATCGCTGATTGCTTAGCCCAGGTGTTGCAATTAAAACGCAGTCGCGTCGGCATACAAGTCAGAGAGCGATTGCCGATGATTAAAGGTCAGGAGAAAGAATTAACAGGTTCGGATGTTATCACGTCAATTGGTATTGCCATATCTGCGCTGCTGGATAAAGGGCTTCATTATTATACGGTAACTGTCAATAACATGCGCATCCCTTTGTTTGAATTACAGATGGCCACCGTTGCTGAGGGGCTTTTAGCAGCAGGGCTCCAACCCAGGACATTCTACGGCCGACCAGGTGCTGCGCTTATCTATAAGTTAAACAACGATATTCAGGTTATCAAAGGCGAGCTGGGCACGCCGGCCCAGATCATTGTCAACGGTGAGATTGCCAAGCTTGATCAGCGGCTTCATCCCGGTGATGAAGTCACATTCGTATCTGGTTATTCCGGAAAAGATGCAGCAGCGCAAGTCAAAGATGTTATTGAATTCCCCCCGGCAAAAAAGATTATATGGAATGGCCGGGAAGAGGAGTTTAAAGCGCTTATTTATTTAAATAATAAACCAGCAGATCCCGAAGAATGGCTGGAAGATGGCTGCATCCTGCTTATCCGCAATAATGAGACCCTTGCCGATTTATTGAAATTAAAAGGAATTGTCCTCACCAAAACCAATACAAAAAAAGTGAAAGTGAACGGACAGTGGCAGGAATTAACATCAGCTCCGGAAATGTGGATCAATCAACTGGTTGCGGCAGCAGACAGCATAATTCATGAAGGTGATAGTATTGATTATATTGAGAAGAAGAAAACCATTCGTGATTTGAAGCTGCGTGCTGAGCCCATGCGGTTTAGTGTGAACGGCCAGCCATTTGACTTGCCGCCGTTTGAATTGAGGATCTTTTGTCAAGGTAAATTGATCAACGAGAATGACCTGGTAGAAGACGGAATGGAATTACGGGTTGAGGGCTTTTCCCGGCGGCCCATCTTGTCTGAATTGTTCCCCTACCTGAACTTGTCAGATAATACTGGAACAGGTGGTAAACTCGAGATGAAAGTGAACGGGAATGAAGCTCACTTTACTACGGAGCTTCATCAGGGAGATCGGATTATCGTCAACTGGATCAATAAATTTAACACAGCGAGCATGTAA
- a CDS encoding cation:proton antiporter regulatory subunit — protein sequence MKAMKEKDLPGIGRKYQLDARSGDKLVVIVHDDGRREIYHFYHDDPNESISMVTLDDEESRCIAAILGGMAYRPKDMDTVEVALGDMVLEWYRIESDAYAIGKTIGDLQVRKRTGGTIIAMVRENQNKTINPDPQLVMEAGATIVILGEKEQVKAAKKLIFTGSVD from the coding sequence ATGAAAGCAATGAAAGAAAAAGATTTACCGGGTATTGGCCGGAAATATCAGCTGGATGCCCGTTCCGGAGATAAATTGGTTGTCATTGTGCATGACGACGGGCGAAGAGAGATTTATCATTTTTACCATGATGATCCCAATGAGTCCATTTCTATGGTGACTCTGGATGATGAGGAATCCCGATGTATTGCAGCCATTCTCGGAGGGATGGCTTATCGGCCCAAGGACATGGATACAGTCGAAGTTGCGTTGGGGGACATGGTTCTCGAATGGTATCGAATTGAATCCGACGCTTATGCCATCGGCAAGACGATAGGTGACCTGCAGGTCCGCAAGCGGACAGGTGGGACCATCATTGCCATGGTCAGAGAGAACCAAAATAAAACAATCAATCCGGATCCCCAACTGGTTATGGAAGCCGGTGCGACAATCGTTATCCTAGGCGAAAAGGAACAAGTAAAGGCTGCGAAAAAGCTTATCTTTACCGGGAGTGTGGATTGA
- a CDS encoding TIGR04086 family membrane protein, which produces MPKSFQLSLVAKGIVMAIVISFLLTIILSLLYFFTSLQESMLYSLLAAGIGVLAASIYISYQAGTKGIIYGLAIGIGFFLISIIIYYIFYTGEPSWKIILEKVLVTPIAGAVGGTVGAISRR; this is translated from the coding sequence ATGCCCAAATCGTTTCAACTATCTCTCGTTGCAAAAGGGATCGTTATGGCCATCGTCATTTCGTTTCTGCTAACGATCATTTTGAGTCTTCTCTATTTCTTTACATCGTTACAGGAATCGATGCTCTATTCCCTGCTTGCTGCAGGTATCGGCGTATTAGCTGCCAGTATTTATATTTCATACCAGGCCGGAACAAAAGGGATCATTTATGGATTAGCGATCGGAATTGGTTTTTTCCTTATTTCAATTATTATTTATTACATCTTTTATACAGGAGAACCATCCTGGAAAATCATTTTGGAAAAAGTTCTGGTCACACCGATTGCTGGAGCTGTGGGCGGTACAGTTGGCGCAATCAGCAGACGTTAA
- a CDS encoding DnaA ATPase domain-containing protein, translating to MFVSHYNRLAFEYIDNYIPPKAPSVTIIVGPQGLGKTCLLTHLKDKMINSDTKIILIDAAKFSKKYAYAAQNGTLSPFRKAMRTCDLFLLDNINTLIGKEKTIEELYHTIDHIMTQGGKCVLTYRGCRPNFDFLNTRFASRLKSGFTVYLREPSPDELRGFIRYYLADQPVLQQQIENAEGFCRLNNLTQIKELAELCQKKSVETGIANGNSHQPKGLLEKMKSLDNTEAKVNAVTEFVCNCYQLEPTVIFGNTKRADAVEARYMAFLLLHQVFQCSFKDIAAIFQKDQRNIAQQCLKTLAEKNKIFESLSQRMYNTGKGQYDEKCT from the coding sequence TTGTTTGTTAGTCATTATAATCGGCTTGCCTTCGAATACATAGACAATTACATCCCCCCAAAAGCACCTTCCGTAACCATTATTGTTGGTCCTCAAGGACTGGGTAAGACCTGTCTCTTGACTCACTTAAAGGATAAAATGATCAACTCCGATACGAAGATTATCCTTATCGATGCGGCAAAATTCTCTAAAAAATATGCCTATGCTGCCCAAAACGGGACATTAAGCCCATTTCGTAAAGCGATGCGCACGTGTGATCTATTCCTGTTAGATAACATCAATACCTTGATCGGAAAGGAAAAAACTATCGAGGAGCTCTATCATACCATCGATCACATCATGACCCAAGGCGGAAAGTGCGTTCTAACCTATCGCGGCTGTCGGCCGAATTTTGACTTTTTAAATACCCGATTTGCTTCCCGATTAAAAAGCGGATTTACCGTCTATTTGCGCGAGCCGTCACCTGACGAACTCCGTGGTTTTATTCGATACTATCTTGCAGATCAGCCCGTGCTCCAACAACAAATCGAGAATGCGGAGGGTTTTTGCCGGCTGAATAATCTGACACAGATCAAAGAACTAGCAGAACTATGTCAAAAGAAAAGCGTTGAAACAGGCATCGCAAACGGCAATAGCCACCAACCAAAAGGATTACTCGAAAAAATGAAAAGCCTGGATAATACAGAGGCAAAAGTCAATGCTGTGACCGAATTTGTCTGTAACTGCTATCAATTAGAACCCACCGTGATCTTCGGCAATACCAAAAGAGCTGATGCTGTTGAAGCCCGCTACATGGCATTTCTTTTATTACATCAGGTGTTTCAGTGCTCATTTAAAGATATCGCCGCTATTTTTCAGAAAGATCAAAGAAATATAGCACAGCAATGTCTAAAAACCTTGGCAGAAAAGAATAAGATATTTGAATCCCTATCCCAAAGAATGTATAATACTGGAAAGGGGCAATATGATGAAAAATGCACGTAA
- the pfkA gene encoding 6-phosphofructokinase: MMKNARKIAVLTSGGDAPGMNAAIRAVVRKGIYHDFHVFGVYHGYDGLLNGEIKEMALGSVADIIHRGGTVIRTARCEEMYSAEGQEKAARQLKNHGIEYLIVIGGDGSYRGAAAIAKHGIKVIGIPGTIDNDITGTDLTIGFDTAVNTVVEAVSKLRDTASSHERAFIVEVMGRNCGDIALKAGLAIGAESILVPEIAFDLAEISEKLVRGYRRGKNHSIIICAEGAGNVWEIAEKLKQHSGFETRVTILGHVQRGGAPSAADAVLGAVMGGKAVDAVLEGKSDIMISHYLNQIVDRPLDLAFGPRTPFDSRLYELANQLAI, translated from the coding sequence ATGATGAAAAATGCACGTAAAATCGCAGTTTTAACCAGCGGAGGAGACGCTCCCGGTATGAATGCAGCTATTCGTGCTGTCGTTCGTAAAGGGATTTACCACGATTTTCATGTTTTTGGCGTGTATCATGGGTATGACGGTCTATTAAACGGTGAAATAAAAGAGATGGCGCTTGGTTCTGTCGCGGATATCATTCATCGCGGCGGGACCGTTATAAGAACCGCACGGTGTGAGGAGATGTATTCTGCCGAAGGGCAGGAAAAAGCAGCACGGCAGCTAAAAAACCATGGCATTGAATACCTGATCGTCATCGGAGGAGACGGTTCTTACCGCGGTGCGGCTGCTATTGCCAAACACGGGATCAAGGTGATCGGCATTCCCGGAACCATCGATAACGATATCACAGGAACGGATTTAACCATCGGTTTTGATACTGCGGTAAACACGGTTGTTGAAGCGGTAAGCAAACTAAGGGACACCGCTTCCTCCCATGAACGCGCTTTTATTGTTGAAGTTATGGGGCGTAACTGCGGTGATATCGCTTTGAAAGCGGGACTGGCTATCGGCGCGGAATCCATATTGGTACCGGAAATAGCCTTTGATTTGGCTGAAATCAGTGAAAAACTGGTAAGAGGTTATCGGCGGGGGAAGAACCACAGTATTATTATTTGTGCTGAAGGTGCCGGTAATGTTTGGGAAATAGCCGAGAAGTTAAAGCAGCATTCCGGTTTTGAGACACGGGTCACGATCCTGGGGCATGTTCAGAGGGGCGGCGCGCCATCGGCAGCGGATGCGGTACTCGGTGCGGTCATGGGGGGTAAAGCCGTCGATGCCGTGCTGGAGGGAAAATCCGATATCATGATTTCTCACTATTTGAATCAGATCGTTGACAGACCGTTAGATCTTGCGTTTGGTCCGCGTACACCTTTTGACAGCCGGTTATATGAGCTGGCTAATCAATTAGCGATTTAA